TGAGGTCGCCACAGTTCGCGGGACCGATGGGCTCGACCACCACCCGGTCGCCGGATTGTCCGAGGGCCGAAGTCAAACTCGTGGTGTAGGCGGCGATGCCGCACGGCACCTGCCAACTGCTCAGCATGTAGATGGAAAGAGGGGGGGCCATCAGCCGAGGACGGTGGTGCCGTCATGCCGGTCCAGGTGCAGTCGTTGGATCAAGTCGTCCAACATGACCGTGGGCGACCAACCCAATTTTTCACGGGCGAGCGTGGCGTCGCCAAAATTGATGTCGATGTCCGTGGGCCGGACCAGGGCTTGGTTGAAGACCACATGTTTCGCCCAATCGAGCTGGTGGCAGGCGAACACTTTTTCCACGAAGCACTGGAGCGAATGGTGCTGACCGGTGGCGATGATGAAATCCCTGGGCTCGTCTTGCTGGAGCATGAGCCACATGGCTTCCACATACTCCGGGGCCCATCCCCAGTCCCGTCGCATGCTGGTCCGCCCCAACTCCACGTGTTCCATCCGTCCCTCGCGGATGGCCGCGGCGGCCGACACGATCTTCCGGGTGACAAAATGGAGGGGCCGGAGGGGTGATTCGTGGTTGAAGAGGATGCCGGTGCAGCAGAAGAGCCCGTAGGCTTCCCGGTAATGCGCCACCGCGTGGTGTGCGGCCACCTTGGCGATGGCATAAGGACTGCGGGGGTGGAACGGCGTATCTTCACGGGCCGGCACCTCCGTGTTGCCAAAGACCTCACTCGATCCGGCATTGTAAAAGCGGCACGCTCCCCCCGCCCGCCTCAACGCTTCCAGAAGATGGAGGGTGGCGACGGCAATGCTCTGGTGGGCTTCCACCGGGTCGCTGAAAGAATGACCCACCGACGTTTGGCCTGAGAGATGATAGACTTCATCGGGCCGCACTTCCTTCAAGAAGCCGGCACAGCGGGACGTATCGTCCAGCGTCAGAGTGTGGAGGTGGAGCCTGGATAAAATCCCCAGCCTCCTGGCATTGGCAAAGGCCTGCGTGCGGTGGTTGCGCGAAATGCCGTGGACTTCATATCCCTTCTCCAAGAGCAGGCGGGCCAGATAAGAACCATCCTGGCCTGATATTCCGGCGATGAGGGCACGTTTCAGCATGGAATGTTTCATGTAAGGCACCGAAACTCGGGGCGACAATCCCAATGTTGTGCACTCTCTTTGGCTCACACTTTCGATCACTCATTGACATAAGACCAAACCAAATGCAGTAGAAGGAATTTGAATGCTAAGAGCCTATCCGGATAACCCGCGTGACCCGCGCTGTCGCGTGACCGCGTGGGAGCGGTACGCGACCTT
The genomic region above belongs to Candidatus Methylacidiphilales bacterium and contains:
- a CDS encoding GDP-mannose 4,6-dehydratase, yielding MLKRALIAGISGQDGSYLARLLLEKGYEVHGISRNHRTQAFANARRLGILSRLHLHTLTLDDTSRCAGFLKEVRPDEVYHLSGQTSVGHSFSDPVEAHQSIAVATLHLLEALRRAGGACRFYNAGSSEVFGNTEVPAREDTPFHPRSPYAIAKVAAHHAVAHYREAYGLFCCTGILFNHESPLRPLHFVTRKIVSAAAAIREGRMEHVELGRTSMRRDWGWAPEYVEAMWLMLQQDEPRDFIIATGQHHSLQCFVEKVFACHQLDWAKHVVFNQALVRPTDIDINFGDATLAREKLGWSPTVMLDDLIQRLHLDRHDGTTVLG